A part of Larkinella insperata genomic DNA contains:
- a CDS encoding Fur family transcriptional regulator, with amino-acid sequence MNAAIKQTLDDFHLRHTSCREGVLDTFFAANYALAHHDIEESLKADFDRVTIYRTLKTFVDKGILHKVLDDEGGLKYALCREACAQDHHHHDHVHFKCEECGQTTCLENTLIPAVSLPSGYSRKETNLLIQGVCSLCNKNTAL; translated from the coding sequence ATGAACGCTGCCATAAAACAGACGCTGGATGATTTCCATCTGCGGCATACGAGTTGTCGGGAAGGCGTATTGGATACCTTTTTTGCGGCCAACTACGCCCTGGCCCACCACGATATTGAGGAGAGCCTGAAAGCGGATTTTGACCGGGTGACCATCTACCGGACCCTCAAAACGTTTGTCGACAAGGGCATTCTGCACAAAGTTCTCGACGATGAAGGCGGTTTGAAGTACGCGCTTTGCCGCGAAGCCTGCGCTCAGGATCACCATCATCACGATCACGTGCATTTCAAATGTGAAGAGTGTGGTCAGACGACCTGCCTGGAAAACACCCTGATTCCGGCTGTCAGTCTGCCTTCCGGATACAGTCGTAAAGAAACCAATCTACTCATTCAGGGCGTGTGTTCGCTTTGCAATAAAAACACCGCGCTCTGA
- a CDS encoding ATP-grasp domain-containing protein, translated as MSQLSFLCISTYFKGEAFLKACKEAGNTVYLLTYEKLADQPWPREAVDEFFYLPSQDNSSQNLDILITGLAHTMRSRKIDRVVALDDFDVEKAALVRETFRIPGMGQTTARFFRDKLAMRMRAAADGIRVPAFSSLFHDETVTEFLRSTEAPWLIKPRSEASATGIKKVHSLDEAWQVIHSLGDRRHQFLIEQFKPGRVFHVDSLSQDGTILFTRASQYLATPMDVAHGGGVFRTAVLPFDSDEARRLHDLNEAVLNAFRMQSSASHSEFILGDHDGEFYFLETSSRVGGANIAELVEASSGINLWREWARLESAIARNEPYQLPAVQNQYAGLIISLARQQWPNTDGFTDKEIVWRMNREYHVGFIVKAPERERVLQLLDAYMERIYQEYHASAPVPDRPTN; from the coding sequence ATGTCCCAACTGTCCTTTCTCTGCATCTCGACGTACTTCAAGGGGGAAGCCTTTCTGAAAGCCTGCAAGGAAGCGGGAAATACCGTCTATCTGCTGACGTACGAGAAACTGGCCGACCAGCCCTGGCCCCGGGAAGCCGTTGACGAGTTTTTCTACCTGCCGTCGCAGGATAACTCGTCGCAGAATCTGGACATCCTGATCACCGGCCTGGCGCACACGATGCGCTCCCGGAAAATTGACCGGGTGGTGGCATTGGATGATTTTGATGTGGAGAAAGCGGCCCTGGTGCGCGAAACGTTCCGGATTCCCGGCATGGGTCAAACCACGGCCCGCTTTTTTCGCGACAAACTGGCGATGCGGATGCGGGCGGCTGCCGACGGTATCCGGGTTCCGGCCTTCAGCAGTTTGTTTCACGACGAAACCGTTACCGAATTTCTGCGCAGCACCGAAGCGCCCTGGCTCATCAAACCCCGCTCCGAAGCTTCGGCCACCGGCATCAAGAAGGTCCATTCGCTGGACGAAGCCTGGCAGGTCATTCATTCACTGGGCGACCGTCGGCACCAGTTTCTGATCGAACAGTTTAAGCCGGGACGGGTTTTTCACGTCGATTCGCTCTCTCAGGACGGCACGATTCTGTTCACCCGCGCGAGCCAGTACCTGGCCACTCCGATGGATGTGGCCCACGGCGGGGGCGTTTTCCGGACGGCGGTTTTACCGTTTGATTCCGACGAAGCCCGGCGCTTGCATGACCTGAACGAAGCCGTTCTGAACGCGTTCCGGATGCAGTCCAGTGCCTCCCATTCCGAGTTTATCCTGGGCGACCACGATGGGGAGTTTTATTTTCTGGAAACCTCTTCGCGCGTGGGTGGGGCCAACATTGCCGAGTTGGTTGAAGCCTCATCGGGGATCAATCTCTGGCGGGAATGGGCCAGGCTCGAAAGCGCGATTGCCCGCAATGAACCGTACCAGTTGCCGGCGGTACAGAACCAGTACGCCGGTCTGATCATCTCCCTCGCCCGCCAGCAGTGGCCGAACACCGACGGTTTCACGGATAAAGAAATTGTCTGGCGCATGAACAGGGAATACCACGTCGGCTTCATCGTCAAAGCGCCCGAACGCGAACGGGTTTTGCAACTGCTCGATGCTTACATGGAGCGAATTTACCAGGAATACCACGCGTCTGCACCCGTTCCAGACCGACCCACCAACTAA
- a CDS encoding MutS-related protein, which translates to MPQSIFAERETQFLQEELKARAAYNRLAIVRVVWFVGSAFLLYFLIDGGQDLAAIAVGLLAIVGFLVLLKRHQIVQRRRDRARWLAFINRDETNRLERKFLRPETGAGFADANHPYAGDLDVFGNHSLFRLLNRTHTYEGSRKLAAYLLSPVPVSEVLLRQDAVAELKPLLDWRQELSALAYLNPTVGDFPEELKSWATKPDEPLPGYLAIARWVFPAITLVLVGLWMAGTVPGWAVTASLLVHGLLLGQVAERAKNASEKTFAMSQALKTYRDLLKHLENPRFQSAILHRLQTVTNLENRSAADAIGKLSQLIENLNFRRNPYFFLLIGIATLWDIHHLQALDRWKRVYGPHLADWLDALAEVEALNSLAGLAYAHPEYVVPEFNEETLELGAQQVRHPMLKTDRSVANSLKINGNGQTILITGSNMSGKSTFLRTVGTNVVLALAGAVVAAERLVCSPVQVFTSMRTQDSLEENTSSFYAELKRLKTLIDRTRQASNWPVLYFLDEILKGTNSADRHRGARALILQLHETTASGFVSTHDVELGDLAATHPFVHNYSFRSDVVDGKLHFDYQLQAGVCRSFNASQLMQSIGIQIQDDALTE; encoded by the coding sequence ATGCCCCAGTCGATTTTTGCGGAACGCGAAACCCAGTTTTTGCAGGAAGAATTAAAAGCCCGGGCTGCGTATAACCGGTTGGCCATCGTTCGGGTCGTCTGGTTTGTTGGCTCGGCTTTTCTGCTTTATTTTCTAATCGATGGGGGGCAGGACCTCGCGGCAATTGCTGTGGGTTTGCTGGCAATTGTAGGATTTCTGGTGCTGCTGAAACGCCACCAAATCGTGCAGCGCCGACGGGACCGCGCCCGCTGGCTGGCTTTCATCAACCGTGACGAAACCAACCGACTGGAGCGCAAGTTTCTGCGGCCGGAAACCGGGGCCGGTTTTGCCGACGCCAACCATCCGTACGCGGGCGATCTGGACGTGTTTGGCAACCATTCGCTTTTTCGACTGCTCAACCGGACGCACACCTACGAGGGAAGCCGCAAACTGGCGGCTTATCTGCTGTCGCCCGTACCGGTTAGCGAGGTACTGCTTCGGCAGGATGCCGTTGCCGAGCTAAAACCGTTGCTTGACTGGCGGCAGGAACTGTCGGCTTTGGCTTACCTCAACCCTACCGTGGGCGATTTTCCCGAAGAACTAAAAAGTTGGGCGACCAAACCCGATGAGCCATTGCCGGGCTATCTGGCCATTGCCCGCTGGGTGTTTCCGGCCATTACGCTAGTTCTGGTGGGTTTATGGATGGCAGGTACGGTGCCGGGCTGGGCGGTAACGGCTTCCTTGCTGGTGCACGGTTTGCTGCTGGGGCAGGTGGCCGAGCGGGCCAAAAATGCCAGCGAAAAGACCTTTGCCATGTCGCAGGCACTGAAAACCTATCGCGACCTGTTAAAACACCTTGAAAATCCGCGCTTTCAGTCGGCTATTTTGCACCGGTTACAAACCGTGACAAACCTGGAAAACCGGTCGGCCGCCGACGCCATTGGAAAGCTAAGCCAGTTGATTGAGAACCTGAACTTCCGCCGGAACCCGTATTTCTTTCTGCTGATCGGTATTGCTACCCTCTGGGACATTCATCACCTGCAGGCCCTCGACCGCTGGAAGCGCGTCTACGGTCCGCACCTGGCCGACTGGCTGGATGCACTGGCTGAGGTTGAAGCGCTCAACAGCCTGGCGGGGCTGGCCTACGCCCACCCGGAATACGTTGTTCCCGAATTTAACGAGGAAACGCTGGAACTGGGTGCGCAGCAGGTTCGGCACCCCATGCTGAAAACCGACCGTAGCGTGGCAAACTCGCTGAAGATTAACGGTAACGGGCAAACCATTCTGATCACCGGGTCCAACATGTCGGGCAAGAGCACCTTTCTGCGGACCGTTGGAACCAACGTTGTGCTGGCCCTGGCGGGGGCGGTGGTAGCGGCTGAGCGGCTAGTTTGCTCGCCGGTGCAGGTCTTCACCAGTATGCGAACGCAGGACTCTCTGGAAGAAAATACTTCTTCATTTTACGCCGAACTCAAGCGCCTGAAAACGCTCATCGACCGCACCCGGCAAGCTTCTAACTGGCCCGTCCTGTATTTTCTGGACGAAATCCTGAAAGGCACCAACTCGGCCGACCGTCACCGGGGGGCACGGGCGCTGATTTTGCAACTCCACGAAACCACGGCGTCCGGTTTTGTTTCGACCCACGACGTCGAACTGGGCGATCTGGCCGCAACGCATCCGTTTGTCCATAACTACAGCTTCCGCTCCGACGTGGTCGACGGGAAACTGCATTTTGACTACCAGTTGCAGGCCGGTGTTTGCCGGAGCTTCAACGCCAGCCAGCTGATGCAGTCGATTGGTATTCAGATACAGGATGACGCCCTTACCGAATAA
- a CDS encoding leucyl aminopeptidase family protein produces the protein MTIQLTSSPSSTAHTLVIPVQQTDELAHRLQTLADRFQLNAAVLQHDFKAEFKEALSLYQPDGKKIYLLGLGKQPTAIVWLRAFRDLFFRQKTRLTQTVAVDLSGFEPETIEAVLLGIRWGGYNLKLHVTDQAEPTDFYAEEGRLTIQVTDHQQLASEQALRRAEALADTHRQMLDLMNSPSNYKTPQTLADWAMASGQRHGYSVTVFDKAEMEERGLQALLSVNQGSAHPPVFIIAEYKPTDQPGAKKVGIVGKGITFDTGGISIKPSTNMHLMKSDMGGAAAVLGTMEVAAKLQLPVHLIGIVPSTENMVDGQATKPGDVIGSYLGKTIEVIDTDAEGRIILADGLGYMVRNFQPDVLIDLATLTGSVIATLGYHAAGLFSNNDELTAQLLQSARQTGEQLWPLPLWDEYKEDIKSDVADLKNFSGKPVAGAISAAKFLEVFTESHPAWAHMDIAGMAFADTEFGTQKNATGFGIRLLIDFLQHLNG, from the coding sequence ATGACCATTCAACTGACTTCCAGCCCATCCTCAACGGCCCATACGCTGGTCATTCCCGTTCAGCAGACGGACGAGCTGGCCCATAGGCTTCAGACGCTGGCCGACCGTTTCCAACTGAACGCAGCGGTCCTGCAGCACGATTTCAAAGCCGAATTCAAAGAAGCTCTTTCCCTCTATCAACCCGACGGAAAAAAAATTTACCTGCTCGGCCTGGGAAAACAGCCGACGGCCATCGTCTGGCTGCGGGCTTTTCGGGATCTTTTTTTCCGGCAAAAGACCCGGCTGACCCAGACCGTCGCCGTTGATTTGAGCGGCTTCGAGCCAGAAACGATCGAAGCTGTTTTGCTGGGAATCCGCTGGGGGGGCTATAACCTGAAACTACACGTCACGGACCAAGCCGAACCAACGGATTTTTATGCTGAAGAAGGCCGCCTGACCATTCAGGTAACCGACCACCAGCAACTCGCTTCCGAGCAGGCCCTTCGTCGCGCCGAAGCCCTTGCCGACACGCACCGGCAGATGCTGGACCTGATGAATTCGCCGTCCAACTACAAAACTCCGCAGACGCTGGCCGACTGGGCGATGGCTTCCGGGCAACGGCACGGTTATTCGGTAACGGTTTTCGATAAAGCCGAAATGGAAGAGCGGGGGCTTCAGGCTCTCTTGAGTGTCAACCAGGGCAGCGCCCACCCGCCGGTTTTTATCATCGCCGAATACAAACCGACCGATCAGCCCGGTGCCAAAAAGGTGGGGATCGTCGGCAAGGGCATTACGTTCGACACGGGTGGCATTTCCATCAAACCGTCGACCAACATGCACCTCATGAAAAGCGATATGGGCGGGGCGGCTGCGGTATTGGGCACAATGGAGGTGGCCGCGAAACTTCAGTTGCCGGTTCACCTCATCGGTATTGTGCCTTCCACGGAGAATATGGTGGACGGGCAGGCAACCAAACCCGGCGACGTGATTGGCTCCTACCTCGGCAAAACCATTGAAGTAATTGATACCGACGCGGAAGGCCGCATCATCCTGGCCGATGGTCTGGGTTACATGGTGCGTAACTTCCAGCCCGACGTGCTGATCGATCTGGCCACCCTGACCGGCAGCGTCATTGCAACGCTGGGATACCATGCCGCCGGGTTGTTCAGCAACAACGATGAGCTGACGGCCCAACTGCTCCAATCGGCCCGCCAGACCGGGGAGCAACTGTGGCCGCTGCCGCTTTGGGATGAATACAAAGAAGACATTAAATCGGATGTGGCCGATCTGAAAAATTTCAGCGGCAAACCGGTGGCCGGGGCAATCAGTGCCGCCAAGTTCCTGGAAGTCTTTACGGAATCGCATCCGGCCTGGGCGCATATGGACATTGCCGGAATGGCTTTTGCCGATACGGAGTTTGGGACCCAGAAAAACGCAACGGGTTTTGGCATCCGGCTTTTGATTGATTTCCTGCAGCATCTAAACGGATAA
- a CDS encoding ABC transporter ATP-binding protein, with amino-acid sequence MAKRGRSSEENEEDKKVKVTRDALQKSLRLFRFIKPYRGYFIVGLVFLLLSSATTLVFPKLLGDILKVVENNLAAGSLNQLTLLLFGLLVVQSAFSFARVYLFAQVSERAMADVRRAVYKKIITLPVFFFEQRRVGELTSRISSDVTQLQDVLSTTLAEFLRQIITLFAGVVLISFTSLKLTGFMLATVPVVILAAIFFGKFIRKLSRKAQDELAQANVVVEETLQSVNVVKAFTNEPYEVRRYSTALDKVVQNSLRVANFRGGFVSFIVFALFGGIVGVVWYGARLMLAGELTFAQLVTFVIYTMYIGGAVGGLGDLYAQIQRTIGASERILDILEEPSELEIPEHDQPARIAPLHGDIRFENIHFSYPSRPDVEVLKGVSLQVPSGHKIALVGQSGAGKSTIVQLLLRYYSINGGSITVDGQPIQDIDVRQLRQNIAVVPQEVILFGGTIFENIAYGKPGATEAEVLEAARKANALEFIESFPDKFLTIVGERGVKLSGGQRQRIAIARAILKNPAILVLDEATSSLDAESERLVQEALDELMQNRTTIIIAHRLATIRKVDTIYVIREGQISETGTHEELSTLEDGLYANLVKLQFETTDS; translated from the coding sequence ATGGCAAAGCGAGGAAGGAGTTCGGAAGAGAACGAAGAAGATAAAAAAGTAAAAGTGACCCGGGATGCCCTGCAAAAATCGCTGCGGCTGTTCCGGTTCATTAAACCGTACCGGGGGTATTTCATCGTCGGCCTGGTGTTTCTGCTGCTGTCGTCGGCCACCACACTGGTGTTTCCGAAACTGCTGGGCGATATCCTGAAAGTGGTGGAAAACAATCTGGCAGCCGGATCGCTGAACCAGTTGACCCTGCTGCTGTTTGGTCTGCTGGTGGTGCAGTCGGCGTTTTCGTTTGCGCGTGTGTACCTGTTTGCGCAGGTCAGCGAGCGGGCGATGGCCGACGTTCGGCGGGCGGTGTACAAGAAAATCATTACCCTGCCGGTTTTCTTTTTCGAACAACGGCGCGTGGGTGAACTGACCAGCCGCATTTCGTCGGACGTAACCCAGTTGCAGGATGTGCTATCGACCACGCTGGCCGAGTTTCTTCGCCAGATCATCACGCTTTTTGCCGGGGTTGTCCTGATCTCGTTTACTTCGCTGAAACTGACGGGCTTCATGCTGGCGACGGTGCCGGTGGTGATTTTAGCGGCCATTTTCTTCGGAAAATTCATCCGGAAGCTTTCGCGGAAGGCCCAGGACGAACTGGCCCAGGCCAACGTCGTGGTGGAAGAAACCCTGCAATCGGTCAATGTTGTGAAAGCGTTTACAAATGAACCTTACGAGGTTCGGCGGTATTCGACGGCGCTGGATAAGGTGGTGCAGAACTCCCTGCGGGTGGCTAACTTCCGGGGTGGGTTTGTTTCCTTCATCGTCTTTGCGCTTTTTGGCGGAATCGTCGGGGTGGTCTGGTACGGTGCGCGGCTGATGCTGGCGGGTGAGCTGACCTTTGCGCAGCTGGTGACGTTTGTGATTTACACCATGTACATCGGTGGGGCCGTGGGTGGTTTAGGGGATTTGTACGCCCAGATTCAACGGACCATCGGTGCCTCGGAGCGGATTCTGGACATTCTGGAAGAACCCTCCGAACTGGAGATTCCCGAACACGATCAGCCTGCACGAATTGCTCCACTCCACGGTGATATTCGTTTCGAAAACATCCATTTTTCCTATCCGTCGCGGCCCGATGTGGAGGTGCTGAAAGGCGTTTCACTCCAGGTACCGTCGGGGCATAAAATTGCGCTGGTGGGGCAGAGCGGTGCCGGAAAATCGACGATTGTGCAGTTGCTGCTGCGGTATTACTCCATCAACGGTGGCTCGATCACCGTCGACGGGCAGCCCATTCAGGACATCGACGTCCGGCAGTTACGACAAAATATTGCCGTTGTTCCGCAGGAAGTTATCCTGTTTGGCGGGACGATTTTTGAAAACATTGCCTACGGTAAACCGGGTGCCACCGAAGCCGAAGTGCTGGAAGCCGCCCGTAAGGCCAACGCCCTGGAGTTTATCGAATCCTTTCCGGATAAGTTTCTGACGATTGTGGGCGAACGGGGGGTGAAACTGTCGGGTGGTCAGCGGCAACGGATTGCCATTGCCCGCGCCATTCTGAAAAACCCGGCCATTCTGGTTCTCGACGAAGCCACCAGTTCCCTGGATGCCGAGTCGGAACGGCTGGTGCAGGAAGCGCTGGACGAGTTGATGCAGAACCGCACAACCATTATTATTGCGCACCGCCTGGCTACCATCCGGAAAGTGGATACGATTTACGTCATTCGCGAAGGCCAGATCAGCGAAACCGGCACGCACGAGGAACTGAGCACGCTGGAAGACGGCTTGTATGCCAATTTGGTTAAATTACAATTTGAAACAACGGATAGTTAA
- a CDS encoding GEVED domain-containing protein: MKRLLSHCLTLCLAFKSIVISAQPFCATPPASGEQIHRLKSILTQHQAMAKQKRVATGTLTYIPLKAYFVRNSDGTGGAQISNLLTALAGMNTQFLPAGIQFYLVGSGPNFINNSSAYNLEWSANQSFIAANRDPAAANLFVVNSLTINGINYGGFGGDNVILTISSLTPALLTHEFGHHFSLLHTFGNGQELVSGANCATAADLICDTPADPWDLPGGGNTDDGSCTYKGGLADAEGRPYRPMVDNVMSGWQCSRTPAARFTAGQQQVMAASLAYWLQNPTPTRNYTRAPSTVAAPTLLSVTKISGRAQITWRDNSTNEAGFLIERAVGNPENFSAIGGVSPNVTTFTDAGIASSTAYHYRIRPANTSTGSLSNTVAFNAGLLYCIPRYFSPYPNSPANGNVGIDDVILQTAPNTVLLSNVGSGFSTGSYADFSASLSPATLTAGQSYSLTLKGKFELLNQANAAVWIDYNRDGSFGANERVLAPVQKLVSGTSLNASFTVPASALSGPTYMRVRIASLVPPDPTEVNDPCSLLYGKGEAEDYAVLLQSATPPAISIGVVTTVCAGAQISVPFSTTGSFPAGNTFKVQLSNATGSNFIDIPTSGTASPLKATIPATTPVGAGYRVRIVASSPAITSQVSTAFAIQPPATASLTGSTTINSGESVPLAISLGGTSPWSLTISASTGQTYPFAMSVSPFNLYVAPQQTTTYQIEQVRNSCGTGSRSGSATITVRGPCTLPTATLTGSTTLANGQQATLQVNFTGTPPYNFTLSNGQTFTNLTQNPFRFMVNPTQTTTYTVASVGNACGTGTTTGSATVSLEAGAGCPGLTASLTGNATITAGQSTPLDISLTGTGPWSLTISASTGENFSFTMPISRFYLYVAPNQTTTYRISQVRAACGPGTTAGSAVVTVRTPSGRVYGPFPPAFFVSEVRLSEAPDLLTRLTADGLMQEKSLRVSPNPTTGAITVDYRLRHDDGPVTIRLVNPSGVVVKTLLDSAASTAGAYSVSLSLAGLEPGSYILLLNQNGTPEWQRILLIR; this comes from the coding sequence ATGAAACGTCTTCTTTCCCATTGTCTCACGCTCTGTTTAGCTTTCAAGAGCATTGTCATTAGCGCCCAGCCTTTCTGCGCCACTCCTCCCGCTTCAGGCGAACAAATTCACCGGCTAAAGTCGATCCTGACGCAGCATCAGGCGATGGCAAAACAGAAGCGGGTCGCCACCGGAACCCTTACTTACATCCCGCTGAAGGCCTATTTTGTGCGGAACAGCGACGGAACGGGGGGCGCTCAAATCAGCAACCTTCTGACAGCACTGGCGGGAATGAACACCCAGTTTTTACCCGCCGGAATTCAGTTTTACCTGGTTGGATCGGGGCCTAATTTCATTAATAATTCTTCAGCCTACAACCTGGAATGGTCAGCCAACCAGTCGTTTATCGCAGCGAATCGGGATCCGGCAGCCGCCAACTTATTCGTCGTCAACTCGCTCACCATCAACGGTATCAACTACGGCGGGTTTGGTGGAGACAATGTAATCCTGACGATTTCGAGTCTGACTCCGGCGTTGCTTACGCACGAGTTCGGCCACCATTTTAGTCTGCTTCATACCTTTGGCAACGGACAGGAGCTGGTTTCGGGCGCAAACTGCGCGACTGCCGCAGACCTGATCTGTGACACCCCCGCCGATCCCTGGGACCTGCCCGGTGGGGGCAATACCGACGACGGGAGCTGCACGTACAAAGGCGGGCTAGCCGATGCGGAGGGACGGCCTTACCGCCCTATGGTGGACAATGTGATGTCGGGCTGGCAATGCTCGCGTACGCCCGCGGCCCGGTTTACGGCTGGTCAGCAGCAGGTTATGGCCGCCAGCCTGGCCTACTGGCTTCAGAACCCCACGCCCACCCGAAATTACACCCGTGCACCGAGTACCGTTGCGGCTCCTACGCTGCTTTCCGTCACCAAAATCAGCGGAAGAGCGCAGATTACCTGGCGGGACAACTCCACCAATGAGGCCGGTTTTCTAATCGAACGCGCAGTAGGAAACCCCGAAAATTTCAGCGCCATCGGTGGTGTATCTCCCAATGTCACCACGTTCACCGACGCCGGTATTGCCTCTTCGACAGCCTATCATTACCGCATCCGACCCGCCAACACTTCAACCGGCTCGCTCAGCAACACGGTGGCTTTCAATGCCGGTTTGCTATACTGCATTCCCCGCTATTTTTCGCCTTACCCCAACTCGCCCGCCAACGGCAATGTCGGCATTGACGATGTAATTCTGCAAACCGCACCCAATACCGTATTATTGAGCAATGTGGGTTCCGGTTTTTCCACGGGTTCTTACGCCGATTTTTCAGCGTCCCTCTCTCCAGCTACACTTACTGCTGGTCAAAGCTATTCACTGACGCTCAAAGGGAAATTTGAGTTACTCAACCAGGCAAATGCCGCCGTCTGGATTGATTATAACCGCGATGGTAGTTTTGGAGCTAATGAACGCGTGCTCGCGCCCGTCCAGAAACTGGTATCCGGAACCAGCCTGAACGCATCCTTTACCGTCCCGGCCAGCGCCTTGTCCGGACCAACGTATATGCGCGTCCGTATCGCCAGCCTGGTCCCGCCGGATCCTACCGAAGTAAATGACCCGTGCAGCCTGTTGTACGGCAAAGGGGAAGCGGAAGATTATGCGGTACTGCTTCAGTCGGCAACACCGCCCGCCATCAGCATCGGCGTGGTTACCACAGTTTGCGCGGGGGCGCAAATCAGCGTTCCGTTTTCAACGACGGGCTCTTTTCCGGCGGGCAACACCTTTAAAGTTCAACTGTCTAATGCCACCGGCAGCAATTTTATCGATATTCCCACGAGTGGTACGGCCAGCCCGCTCAAGGCTACCATTCCCGCTACCACCCCGGTTGGTGCGGGGTACCGCGTCCGGATCGTGGCTTCCAGTCCGGCCATAACCAGCCAGGTTAGTACGGCTTTTGCCATTCAGCCACCCGCCACCGCCAGCCTGACCGGAAGTACAACCATCAACAGTGGTGAGAGCGTACCGCTGGCAATATCCCTGGGTGGTACCAGTCCGTGGAGTCTGACGATCAGCGCCAGCACCGGGCAGACCTATCCATTTGCGATGTCTGTTTCGCCGTTTAATCTTTACGTGGCGCCCCAGCAGACCACAACTTACCAGATTGAGCAGGTACGCAATAGTTGCGGAACCGGCTCCCGTTCCGGCTCGGCAACGATCACCGTCCGGGGACCCTGTACTCTGCCCACGGCCACATTAACGGGCAGCACAACCCTTGCGAACGGCCAGCAGGCAACGCTTCAGGTCAATTTTACGGGCACGCCCCCCTACAACTTTACGCTATCGAACGGACAAACCTTCACGAATCTGACGCAAAACCCGTTTCGCTTCATGGTCAATCCGACCCAGACTACCACGTACACCGTCGCCAGCGTTGGCAATGCGTGCGGAACCGGAACAACCACCGGCTCGGCTACGGTTTCGCTGGAAGCTGGCGCGGGGTGCCCGGGTTTGACGGCCAGCCTGACCGGAAACGCAACGATCACGGCCGGGCAAAGCACTCCGTTGGATATTTCGCTGACCGGTACCGGACCGTGGAGCCTGACCATCAGCGCCAGCACGGGCGAGAACTTCAGCTTCACCATGCCCATTAGCCGTTTCTATCTCTATGTTGCCCCAAATCAAACTACCACCTATCGGATTTCCCAGGTGCGGGCAGCCTGCGGCCCCGGAACCACCGCGGGCAGCGCCGTAGTGACCGTCCGAACGCCCAGCGGCCGCGTATACGGGCCGTTTCCCCCGGCTTTTTTTGTATCGGAAGTACGCTTATCCGAAGCGCCGGATCTCTTGACCCGGTTGACGGCAGATGGGCTGATGCAGGAAAAAAGTTTGCGGGTTTCGCCTAATCCGACCACGGGGGCAATAACCGTCGATTACCGGCTCCGCCATGATGATGGCCCCGTGACCATCCGGCTTGTCAATCCGTCGGGCGTGGTGGTTAAAACGTTACTGGACAGTGCCGCGTCAACGGCGGGGGCGTATAGCGTTTCGCTCAGTCTGGCCGGATTGGAACCCGGTTCGTACATCCTTTTGCTGAACCAGAACGGCACGCCGGAATGGCAGCGAATTCTGCTTATTCGGTAA
- the gldB gene encoding gliding motility lipoprotein GldB has product MKIWSVVFYLVSILIFNACSKTEELVTIERPEQELFSARKPEDVRQWLAKHKDIARLYFGTTRFDQDTVLVNELLKRVNDKELGVLYQQVNAEFGTMGDIQDELSKAFNRIKENFPDYKPPRVATMISGFMGQDLVLSDTLIVIGLDYFAGPRVKYRPLGLPAYILRRYQKPFIAPTVVYAQSERFNKSNPQDQTLLADMIYYGKGYVFTKAMMPQTPDSLIIGYTEQQLTQTYNVQSDIWAYFIDAKLLFEVNPAVKNRYLAERPFTAEISNRSPGAIGRWLGWRIVGKYFDEKEPAIKELMDNPNAPQIFEQSGYKGFKDEE; this is encoded by the coding sequence ATGAAGATCTGGTCTGTTGTTTTTTATTTAGTAAGTATACTCATTTTCAATGCCTGTTCCAAGACGGAGGAATTGGTAACCATCGAACGGCCGGAGCAGGAGCTATTTAGCGCCCGAAAGCCGGAAGACGTTCGCCAGTGGCTGGCCAAGCACAAAGACATAGCCCGGCTCTATTTTGGAACAACCCGCTTTGACCAGGATACGGTATTGGTGAATGAATTGCTTAAACGAGTTAACGATAAGGAGCTTGGCGTATTGTATCAGCAGGTGAATGCGGAGTTCGGAACGATGGGCGATATCCAGGATGAACTGTCGAAAGCCTTCAACCGGATCAAAGAAAACTTCCCGGATTACAAGCCACCGAGGGTTGCCACGATGATTTCCGGTTTTATGGGACAGGATTTGGTCCTGAGCGATACCCTCATCGTTATTGGATTGGATTATTTCGCGGGCCCCCGCGTCAAATACCGCCCGTTGGGGCTGCCAGCCTACATTTTGCGTCGATACCAGAAACCATTCATTGCTCCGACGGTCGTATACGCGCAGTCCGAACGGTTCAATAAGTCGAATCCGCAGGACCAGACATTGCTGGCCGATATGATTTATTACGGGAAAGGCTACGTTTTTACGAAGGCTATGATGCCTCAAACACCAGACAGTCTGATTATTGGGTATACCGAACAGCAACTGACGCAAACGTACAACGTGCAGTCGGACATCTGGGCGTATTTTATTGATGCCAAGCTGCTGTTTGAGGTCAATCCGGCGGTCAAAAACCGGTACCTGGCCGAGCGGCCTTTTACGGCCGAAATCAGCAACAGAAGTCCGGGGGCCATTGGCCGCTGGCTGGGCTGGCGGATTGTCGGAAAGTATTTTGATGAAAAAGAGCCCGCCATTAAAGAGCTGATGGATAATCCCAACGCTCCGCAGATTTTTGAGCAGTCGGGTTACAAAGGATTTAAAGACGAAGAATAG